One Algoriphagus sp. Y33 genomic window, CATTGCAGGAAATACATTCAAAAAAGCTTCTTGACCGTGTCTCGATTTAATTTGATCAAATGCTTTACGAATTATTTTGTTAAACTCAAGGAATTGACTTCTATTACGAAGGAAGTCATTATCTGGCGAATCAATGGTAATTGTCCAGATTGCCGTATTTTCTCCCAGAACCTTTATAATTCTATCATTTGAAATGTTTGCTGACAATGAAATGTTTAGCGCCACATTTTCTGCATCCTTCTGAGGTTCAAACAACTTAAATTTCGCAACGACATCCTCTTCTAGCCATTTCCATGTTTTCGGATTACGATGGAGTTGATAAACTTCCGCCTCATAAAGATCAGAAAGCAGTGTGCCTAGTTTAATTAGGAGTGGCTGTGGTGCTAAAGCGAAAATAGAATAATGTGGAGAAGAGCCGGCCTGTTTAGAATAAGAAACTTTTTCTCTAAACAATTGCACCAAATTCGCAACCTGAAAATCCCAATACTCTTTGCTGTTATCTTTAAATGCTGAATTTTTTAATCCAATGTCAAGAGGTTCTGCTGAAACAGGATAAAAATTCGGAACAATAGTTTCTGCTGCCTTTGGAAAGCTTAATGGGGAATCATGCTCACCTATTTTAGCTCCATAAAGTAGTATAAAGCTTTTTTTATCCACATCAATACCTGTAAGAAGTTCAATCCTTTTTTCGTGTGATTGTTTCATCTGAATCAGAAAAGAAGCCGGATATTCATTCACTTTATCTTTATCATCGAAGGTTCGATGACATTGATCGCACACCATCATCAAATTTGCGAAGTCTGTTTCTAGCAGTGGAGAAAGAATTTCATCATACCTTGGTCCATTATCTGAAAAAGCGTAAATATGGGCTATGTAGGATTTATTCATGATGCCCATCGTGACATCATTTCTCCACAGAGGCTTATTACATCCATTAAACTGGCATCTGCCACCTGAGGTTAGCCATAGTTTTGTTTTTGTCTCTGTAGGAATTGAAGGTCTCCTCTTTTTCTTAGTCACCGAATTATTGGTTGAAAGCTGTGATTTATTCAAAATCTCCATATCTATCCCGCCTGACTTAAACTATCCCAAATCTGGATTACCTCTTGGCTCCATATATCTATATTTTCTAGTAGTGCAATTGAATCTTCATTTCCAGGAACAATTCTACTGGAGAAAACATCATAGCAGAAACACAAACCTGGCATGACAATCTCATCTTCTCTTGCCACTTCTCGATCTAAATACTTCCAAAGCACAGTGGCAACCAAACTGGACTGCTTTAGATCAAAAACTTTTGATTTACTAACATGGATTTTAAAACCTCCCAAATACTTTTGACCATCTATTTCAGTCCGAAATACCACATCTGGAGCTACAATGATCTCTAAGTTACCCAAAACAAGACTTTTGGTATCAGGTATTATTCTCTCATACTCGATTGATTGAAGTATGAGCGGCGAAGGAGTACTGAGAAAACTTTCTAGGGCTTCTAAAGAAACCTTTTGGTCAATCCGTTGTCGGTTATTCTCAAATTGTGTTCTTCTTTTTAACAGCTCAATTCCAGAATAGATTGGATTGAGATCCCAATTTTGAGAGATACTTTTTTTCAATCTCGCTTTTGCAAGTTGATACCATGGGATTAAAACAGGATTTGGAACAATCTGCTGTTTAATAATTCTAGCTTTTCCTTTTTCTGTCGCCTTGGAAAACTCGGCCAGTTGATTTATGGAAATAGTAGCCATAACATTGTTTTTAAGATAAGATGATAAACATTTAAAATAGGCCGATCCTAGATCGGCCCGAAGCCAATAAGGCTTTAATTTGGTGTGGATCTTCTATGTCCAGGCACCACTACTTTCTTCCCGTCCACCTTTCTGGTGTACGGTTTTACTGGGACGATTTTCTTCCCATCTCCGGTTTTTGCCATTGTTCTAGCGTTTAACCATCTCTGTCAAATAGGCAGAGATAATACCTACCGGGAAAATAAAAAAACTCTTACCTTTGGGCTGCGAAACCTAGTAAAAGCGGGGGAGCCTATTTTCCCAACGGAAGCTTCCCCCTTATTTTTTTACTCTATTGACTAACTTCTTTTTAAAAGAAGTTAACAATTTTTAACAGTCTTCGTGCCAAGTATCTATAAATCTGATATTTGGACATAAACTGTCACAATTACTCTTTTGCCGCCAAATATTATTCTGTTAGTCAGTATATTTGTCAGAATTTACTGACTGTTTTGAGTATCAGCATGACATATCAAACTTCATAAAACCTATTCTGTCAGTCATTTATTTGTATTCTTCTTTCATTTCTTCAATTTTTGTAAGTATATCGGAGACGGGCTGGGTAAGTTCCTCTCCCATTTTGATGATCTCATTAGGGTATTCTTCTTTTAGAAGTGTCATGAGGGCATAGTAGGTAGGCTTAAGAGCTTCTTTTAGATTTTCGTTTTTTGAGAACAAATCAAATACTAAATGGTGTTGATTTTTAGCCATAAATAGAAGAAGAGTGTCGTTGAAATTATCTCGTTGACCATCAAATTCTATCGAGTCTTTTATTACTTGATTCAAACTCATCAATTCAAAAGCCCTTTTATAATCACCTAAAAGAATGTATCCAAAAGCACTATGTACCTTTAAGAAAGGTGGAGCAATCTCTGCTTCCTCAAACCTTTCTAATATTTCCTTTAACTTTATTTTATCAAGTGCTATTTGAATATTGAACAAAAGCAAATTTGAGATCAATTGAGTAAATCTTAAATCACGCACCTTAATTTTATCAAAATCAACTAATGCTTTTTCTAAATACCCTTTTGCCTCTCCAAATTTCTTTGATTTGATCTTTTCTGATCTGAATATGTCAAGCCCTTTGTAGAAATTAAAATATGGATCATCTTTTGGCATTAATTCTACTATTTCTCTAATTTTTTCCCTCGGCTCTTTATCCAAGTGGAATTCATAAAATTCCAACACATCGGATGGTTCAACAACTCCTTCCTTAAGGCCGGAGACCAGCAATTCTTCGGCATAACTATCATCTCCCCTGTAAGAGTAAATCGTTGATAAAGGTTTATAAGGTGTAATTTCACCAAACTCAACAGCTTTATTATAATGCTTTTCTGCTAGTTCATAATCTCCTAGTTCGAAATAGACATCCCCAATTGCTAGTTCTTTTTTCTTCTGCTCAATTTTTGAAGAGTTACTCATAACATCGATCATTAAATTGGGATCTTTTGAGAGAATACAAAGTTGTTTGACAAAATCAAGATCCTCTAAATCAACATTTTTTAAAGCTGACAATTCAATACCTATTTTTTCTATTTGCTTATCCAAAAAGTAAAAAAATGACAAAACAAGCTTATGCGAATTAATTTTCTCTTTAGTTTTTTCTAGAATATAGATAGCTTTCTTTAAATCTTGATCTTTGTATGATTTTATTGCAAGGATAAGTTTTTTCTCTCCTATATTTAATTGCGATCTTTGATCCTCATTAAGAATTGCAGATGTTGCTTCCATTAAATTGTCTAGGATAATCGGATTAATCTTATTTATGTCAGCAAGAGCTTCAGCTAATAAAAGAGCAGATTTGGCATTATAGCCCCCAGATTTTAGCCGAAGTATATGCCTTTCCAAGAAAGTCTCAATACTTTCCTCATCATCATACCACATTTCCAGAAATTTAGTCAGCCATTTCACCTTTCTTCGATCTCGACGATCCCCATTTCTCATCAAGTACCAGATATTGAAAAAGCGTTCTTTCAACTGATATAGATGATTCTTGGTATTGGTTTGCTTTTTTTCGACTACATTATTTTTCTCCAACTGAGCCAATTGTGCAGAGATTAGTTTAGTCTGCATCCTCTTTCCGTCTTCTCTTATTT contains:
- a CDS encoding SAVED domain-containing protein, encoding MTKKKRRPSIPTETKTKLWLTSGGRCQFNGCNKPLWRNDVTMGIMNKSYIAHIYAFSDNGPRYDEILSPLLETDFANLMMVCDQCHRTFDDKDKVNEYPASFLIQMKQSHEKRIELLTGIDVDKKSFILLYGAKIGEHDSPLSFPKAAETIVPNFYPVSAEPLDIGLKNSAFKDNSKEYWDFQVANLVQLFREKVSYSKQAGSSPHYSIFALAPQPLLIKLGTLLSDLYEAEVYQLHRNPKTWKWLEEDVVAKFKLFEPQKDAENVALNISLSANISNDRIIKVLGENTAIWTITIDSPDNDFLRNRSQFLEFNKIIRKAFDQIKSRHGQEAFLNVFPAMPVALAVELGRVWMPKADMRLKIFDQNREAGGFIETLTIPV
- a CDS encoding tetratricopeptide repeat protein — protein: MNSLSGLWEKLLKFLDDEYDTNGRYYEHTEDFIDLDDYEKKCFDYLIEILNSKGKKIILFFDNFGQLFLDNLKEKEKRRLREILMQCNDIRIIGASAIVLQDLHDYSQPFYEFFQVVHLDGLSKEETYQLIERLQEGCEHKIDLKKNKGKIDTLAILTGGVIRTLMMVYEVLLDDQDGSALSDLELILDQVTPLYKHRIEDLPIQQRRIVDVIAKRWDAISAKEIATEIREDGKRMQTKLISAQLAQLEKNNVVEKKQTNTKNHLYQLKERFFNIWYLMRNGDRRDRRKVKWLTKFLEMWYDDEESIETFLERHILRLKSGGYNAKSALLLAEALADINKINPIILDNLMEATSAILNEDQRSQLNIGEKKLILAIKSYKDQDLKKAIYILEKTKEKINSHKLVLSFFYFLDKQIEKIGIELSALKNVDLEDLDFVKQLCILSKDPNLMIDVMSNSSKIEQKKKELAIGDVYFELGDYELAEKHYNKAVEFGEITPYKPLSTIYSYRGDDSYAEELLVSGLKEGVVEPSDVLEFYEFHLDKEPREKIREIVELMPKDDPYFNFYKGLDIFRSEKIKSKKFGEAKGYLEKALVDFDKIKVRDLRFTQLISNLLLFNIQIALDKIKLKEILERFEEAEIAPPFLKVHSAFGYILLGDYKRAFELMSLNQVIKDSIEFDGQRDNFNDTLLLFMAKNQHHLVFDLFSKNENLKEALKPTYYALMTLLKEEYPNEIIKMGEELTQPVSDILTKIEEMKEEYK